A DNA window from Pyrus communis chromosome 3, drPyrComm1.1, whole genome shotgun sequence contains the following coding sequences:
- the LOC137727280 gene encoding cytochrome b561 and DOMON domain-containing protein At3g07570-like, translated as MKAFIASIIIVMFGLSARVNSQTDSCSSSLNLQNVNLPFDAASLNCLVVWDAHNYILRYSQTSSNLWTFVLSAPAANSYIAIGFSRNGRMVGSSAIVGWMSSTGGEIKPYYLGGTSPNLVEPNKGSLQVGTNFSLITSQSNRLYLGFQLETNQPLSRLIYSVGPDGLLPVAPNYRLSEHSDKVSTYINYITGQSKLSTESPHSRLRKSHGVLNMLGWGILMIIGVIVARYFKPYDPLWFYLHTCIQSFGFIFGIIGVFCGFVLNNKLNADVSTHKSLGIFILVLGCLQVMALLIRPEKESKVRKYWNWYHQGVGRILIIFAVANVFYGIHLGEKGKGWSAGYGVVIAILFVTALIFELRLWLRK; from the exons atgaaggcATTCATAGCTTCCATCATCATCGTCATGTTTGGCTTATCAGCCAGAGTGAATTCACAAACAGATTCATGCAGCTCGAGTCTAAACTTGCAGAATGTCAATTTGCCATTTGATGCAGCTTCTCTCAATTGCCTTGTTGTTTGGGATGCTCATAACTACATCCTCAGA TACTCACAAACTTCATCAAATCTATGGACCTTTGTCCTCTCAGCACCAGCTGCTAATTCATACATTGCAATTGGGTTCTCACGCAACGGCCGGATGGTGGGTTCCAGTGCAATTGTGGGGTGGATGTCCTCAACAGGAGGAGAGATCAAACCTTATTACTTGGGTGGGACCTCACCTAACCTTGTGGAGCCCAACAAGGGGAGCCTTCAAGTTGGAACCAACTTTTCCTTAATTACATCCCAGTCCAACAGATTGTACCTAGGGTTCCAATTGGAGACCAATCAGCCGCTATCAAGGCTCATATACTCTGTTGGACCAGATGGGTTGCTGCCTGTGGCTCCCAACTACAGATTGAGTGAGCATAGTGACAAGGTCTCCACCTACATAAATTATATCACAG GTCAAAGTAAATTGAGCACGGAGAGTCCACATTCAAGACTGAGGAAGAGCCATGGAGTACTAAACATGCTAGGATGGGGCATTTTAATGATAATTGGTGTAATAGTGGCTCGTTACTTTAAACCATATGATCCACTTTGGTTTTATCTTCATACTTGCATTCAGTCATTTGGGTTTATATTCGGAATAATAGGTGTTTTTTGTGGATTTGTCTTAAACAATAAGCTCAATGCTGATGTCTCCACCCACAAATCTCTTGGTATCTTCATTCTTGTGCTCGGTTGTCTTCAG GTCATGGCTCTTTTGATTCGACCGGAGAAGGAATCGAAGGTGCGAAAGTACTGGAATTGGTACCATCAAGGTGTGGGAAGGATTCTGATCATTTTTGCGGTAGCAAATGTTTTCTATGGAATCCATTTGGGAGAGAAAGGAAAGGGATGGAGTGCTGGCTATGGAGTTGTTATTGCTATCTTATTTGTTACtgctttaatttttgaattaagATTGTGGCTTAGAAAATAA
- the LOC137729328 gene encoding ribonuclease 2-like: protein MAILSAQFASAVALIAAASLCLIDAKQAGIGVEIGSRGGGGQREFDYFNLALQWPGTFCQRTRYCCSSNACCRGSNGPTVFTIHGLWPDYNDGTWPACCTQKTFDEKEISTLHDALEKYWPSLSCGKPSSCRGGKGSFWGHEWEKHGTCSSPVVGDEYNYFLTTLNVYFKYNVTQILNEAGYVPSNTEKYPLGGIVSAIQNVFRATPKLVCKKGAVEELHLCFYKDFKPRDCLVGSGNLNDKLASSSSCPKYVSIPAYASLGHGGGETEISSA from the exons ATGGCTATCCTCTCTGCTCAATTCGCCTCTGCAGTGGCACTGATTGCGGCGGCTTCGCTGTGCCTGATCGACGCCAAGCAAGCCGGAATCGGAGTCGAAATCGGaagcagaggaggaggagggcagAGGGAGTTCGATTACTTCAACTTGGCCCTGCAATGGCCTGGCACTTTCTGTCAGCGCACCCGCTATTGTTGCTCCTCCAATGCTTGCTGCCGCGG CTCAAATGGTCCAACCGTGTTTACAATCC ATGGATTGTGGCCTGACTACAATGATGGAACCTGGCCTGCCTGTTGCACACAGAAAACCTTTGATGAGAAAGAG ATCTCAACATTGCACGATGCTTTAGAGAAATACTGGCCGTCTTTAAGCTGTGGTAAACCATCATCCTGCCGTGGTGGAAAAGGATCATTTTGGGGTCATGAG TGGG AGAAGCACGGGACTTGCTCCTCTCCAGTAGTTGGAGATGAATACAATTACTTTTTGACAACCCTCAATGTCTATTTTAAGTACAATGTCACT CAAATCCTGAATGAAGCAGGATACGTACCTTCCAATACCGAAAAGTATCCACTTGGAGGCATTGTTTCTGCTATTCAGAATGTTTTCCGGGCAACCCCCAAGTTAGTTTGCAAAAAAGGTGCTGTGGAGGAACTTCATTTATGCTTCTACAAGGATTTCAAG CCTCGGGATTGTCTGGTTGGATCTGGCAATCTAAATGACAAGTTAGCTTCAAGTAGCTCATGTCCCAAGTATGTCAGCATACCAGCATATGCATCATTAG GGCACGGCGGTGGTGAAACTGAGATTTCAAGTGCCTGA